GGCTAAGGCTCAGCCTGGCAACATGGCTAAATTGTTAGATCAACAAACCAATTCGTTAGTGTTATTTGATTTATCTACTATTGATTTACAACAAGCCTATCAATTACAGCGAGTGATTGAACGTGAACATAGCGAAATACGGACTGTTTTCTTAAATTTCCCCAAACAAGTGGACGCTAAGTTTTTAATTCATCCGTCAACTTCTGTTGGGGTATTTTATACCGATACCACGCTGGCAGATATCAGCCATGGCTTAAATGAAATCCTTAAAGGCCGGAGTGCTATCCCACAAGATCTGCATCAATCTATGCTTAATATTGATAATGAAGATGACACTGACCAATTAACCATACGTGAGCGTGAAGTACTTCAAGCCTTATTATCTGGAAGTACTAACTTAGATATTGCCAATATGTTATTTGTGAGTGAGTCAACGATTAAAACCCATTTGTATCGTGCCTTTCGCAAAATAGGTGTGTCGAGTCGGGGGCAAGCTATTGCATGGGCACAAACTCATATGCACGAAGTACGAGTTTAGGTTACTTGCAGTACATCTTTGGTTAAAGAGGCGATAAACCTTGCACCAGTCCCCAAACTCTGTTGGTAGATCACGCCATGGAATACCAGTTCGCAAGCGGTAAAGAATTCCTTTAAAGGTCATTCTATGTTCAGATATTTTTTAAATGCGGCCAGTGTTCTTAATCACTTGAAGTAGCTTTTGCCTCCGCTTATCAATTAGCATTGGTCTCGGTATGGTATGGAGTTACAGTTTATTTTTGTCGAAACAAATTATAACTCTTTACCATGCTGCTCAAAAGTCATCACGAAAGATCAACATGCCTTAGGCACTGCCGATTACAGCGCACCTGAAGTCATACTGGGTTATCAACTCGACGGTCGAGCTGATTCATTCTCAATTGCAGTGATTGCTTTTGAAATGCTAGCGGGAGAATTACCCTTTAAAGGTCAACTTATTAAGTGCCATACACGACAAGATTTTTTGAAATTAGAATATGTTTGCGTACATAAACTTAACCCTATGGTCCCCTAATGGATGGATAAATTACTCAAGCAAGCGATGAGCATTGAACCAACATTTAGACATGCTGATACCTGTGAGTTTATTTACCAACTGAGTACGCGAAAACAGGAGGGGGCGACAAAAGTCAGTGTGACACTGATTGATCGAAATCCACTTAAATTTTGGCGTGTCACGTCAATTATTTTATTTATATCTTTGGTTATTTCTCTGGTTAATTAATTCAATTTAGTATTTGTAAGCTTTTCTTACTGGCCTGAAAACTTCTGTCTCTGAATTAGGACGTTAGGTTCTAAACATCCCACATCATCTGTGCCTTCAGATCTTTAATCTGCTTGTTTCTCACATAGTTATATATATTTTACATATCTTAACGTTATGATTTTTTACATAATTACGTCTACTTACTAGTAATAAAGTGGGGGGTATAAAACACATTTAGTCTGAAGGTCTATGGCGCTTTCATACTGTGGGAGGACTCATTGTGGTTCATGCAGCGTCATAATATTGACACTACCGATAGCACAAGGCTCAGAAATAAATTGTCTGAGAGTGCTAAAGAATAACGGATTAAATGAATACCCTAGGGGCAGGAAGCATGACCTTGATTAAGCGTCAAACAACAGATGGCATAAGAATAAACGCAGGTTTGTTAGCGTTGATAATGTGCTTTTTTTCCCTCCCTGGTCTGAGCCAAGACATTAGTGATATTGATGAGTTAGCTGTAAGAGGAAATCGTGCCAATGTTTTACAGCTTGGTGATGACCTTAACGTTAACCTCAATCAACAGGGGGCAGATAATCATTTTATTTCAACTCAATCAGGATTTGGTAATCAACTTTCTACCACCCAGCAAGGTACAAATAATCATACCATTGCGAATCAGTCAGGAAGCGATATCGAAGCCAATATTTTGCAATCCGGTTTTAACAACGTGGCGTTAGTTAATCAAGTGGGTGTCAGCCTGATGGCTGATTTAACACAAATTGGTATTGATAACGTTGCGATTGTGAATCAAACCGGTAGTGAGAATGTGATTTGGATCCAGCAGTATGGCTCCGGAAATGCTGTAGGTGTAACTCAATGGGGGACATCACAACATGTTGTTGTGACCCAAGGTAATTTATCTAACTAAGAGTATAGGGAAAGACAAAGATGAAACATTCTAAATTAGCGATATTAGTTTCGACAGCTCTATTTGCATCAGCGGGTGCTTATGCAAGTGATGGTAATGAAGCTACCGTGAGCCAAAGTGGTGACGGTAACGTGACAACGGTAACTCAACAAGTCAATAGTGCTGATAACGTTGCAACGGTTGATCAAATGGGTACTACCAACACCGCAACTGTAACACAAGCAAATACGGATTTTAGTACGGCAGATATCAGCCAAGATGGTACCTTAAACATAGGCTCTATTACTCAACGAGTTAACACTGATACCGCACTGGCCACCATTGATTCAACGGGTAATTCAAACCAAGCTGATATTGTGCAAGAAGTGAATAATGGCGCTAATGCGCAAGCCACCATCATGCAAGTCGGCGATAACAACATTGCAGATATCGACCAAATTAATGGTGATGGTGCAACATCAACCATTAATCAAAATTCTAGTGGTGATAATGCGACTATTTATAATCATTGGTCAGATTTTGCTGATGCCACTATTAATCAAAATGGTGGCATTGGAAACAACGCTCTTATCGACCAAGAAGCTTCTGATGGCGCTGATGCCACCATCACCCAAACAGGCGATAACAACACAGGTAATATTTTTCAAGAGACGGAAGTATACGCATACAATGCCACATCTGACACAACGGTTGCGGTATTAACTCAAGAAGGCTCTGGTAACACTGGTAATGTAGACCAAACAGGTAAAGACAATAATACTGATGTTTATCAGATGGGTAATGGCAATGATGCAACGGTTGAGCAGTCTGGCGCTAGCAATATGGCAGATGTAGATCAGTTAGGTAATGGTGATACTGCCGATGTAAAACAATTTGGTGAAAACGGCCAAGCCTATGTGATGCAAATGGGTAACACCAATAACACAGCCACCGTAAGCCAATATAATTTTAATAACACCGCTTATGTTGACCAAACGGGTTCTGAGCATGGAGCTACTGTAACTCAATATGACAATGATAACGTGGCAAATGTCGATCAGGAAGGCTCAAACAACAGTACAGCAGTCATGCAAAGTGGCTCAAGTGCAGGCATGGGGAACTTAGCAACCGTAATGCAAGTGGGTAGTGATGATGTTTCATCGGTGACACAATTAGGTGAGCTTAACCAAGCGTTTATTGATCAAGGTTCAAACAGCTTTGGTAACAATATCAATGTGATGCAAGAGGGTAGCGGTAACTATGTGGGCGCTGCCAGTGATTTAGGTGACACTAACAGCATTACCGTTAATCAAACTGGTACTGGTAACATGGTTACAGGTAATGCAAACGCCAATAACTGGTACGGTAATGATATTGGTGCGGGTACTTATGGTGCTGACAACGTTGTAATGATTGATCAACTAGGTACTGGTAACCTTGCTTATGCTGACTCAGCTGATAACTCATCAGTGGTCGATATTGACCAAGATGGTGTTGGCAACGAAGCTGTTGCTGAATCTTGGTTGGGTACTGATAACGAAATTTATGTATCGCAAACGGGTTCAGATAACTTTGCTGATGTGTATGTCAGTGGTGTAGGTCTAAATACCGTAAGTGTGATGCAAACGGATATGAACAACAATGCTGTCGTTAACACATTGGGTTCAAATAATAGCGTGATGATTACCCAAGGTATGTAGTACAAAAGTCTAGTAAAGGGTGCGTAAGCACCCTTTTGGCTAATTGTTATTCCGTAAAAGCATTGTTAAGCTTGCAAACTATTGCTACTGGTTTTTATTCAATTCTTTTCAAACAGAACACATGGAGTGTCAGATGTTTAAAATCGTAAATTGGATGATTGTTTCACGATCGCAGTTACTGATAGATTTACTTAATTTCCGCTGGCCACAAGAGTTTTTGGTGAAGCTTGCTAAAGCTCAACCAGGTAACATGGTGAAAATGTTGGCTGTGCAAGATAATTCGTTAGTTATAATTGATTTATCAACGATAGATCTTCAGCAAGCCTATCAACTTCAGCGCATCATTGAACGTGAGCATAATGGTATTCACAGCGTTTTTATCAACTTTCCTAGGCAAATGGATGCTAAGTTTTTAGTTCATCCCGCCACGACTTCTGGCGTGTTTTATTCCGATGCGACACTTGCTGAAGTGAGCAATGGATTCAATGAAATCCTCAAAGGTCGCAGTATTATTCCACAAGATTTACATCAATCTATGCTGAATCTAGACAACGAGGACGACAGTGAGCAACTCACTATACGTGAACGTGAAGTGCTACAAGCTTTATTGTCAGGCAGTACTAATTTAGATATTGCCAATCAATTGTTTGTGAGTGAGTCAACAATCAAAACCCACTTATACCGCGCATTTAGAAAAATAGGGGTGTCAAGTCGTGGCCAAGCAATTGCGTGGGCACAAACTCACATTCATGAGGTTAGAGTGTGACCAACAAGATCATGATTTTCGCGCTAGCATGCTTATCAATGTTAGTGATGAATAACGGGTATGCACATGAAAAAAACGTCAGTGAGGTCAATGTCGCTGAGTTTACCCAAGCTGAAATTGCTTCAAATCCCGATGATGTTATTCCTGAATCAAAGGCATCGATTGCTCAAGAAAATTCGCTTAAGCAGTCTGTTGATAAAGTGGTTGATGTTAGTGATGCTAAGCCTCAGCGTGAAACCGATTTAGTTGATGGGCTTATATTGAATCGAGCTATGACTCGCTTTGGACACAGATTTTATCGAGAATTTGTCAGTGCTTATCGTGATATCAATGGTATGAGTGAACATAGCGGCTTAACCATTGTCGAGCAGGCAACCGCAAGAAGCGGCAGTAAAATTTTAGTTCTACATAATAGAAAACCTATTTTTGTTACGTTTGTGTCTCCAGCCTCACGCAACTTAGACGAACAAGCCGATATGGCAGCAAAAAGAGTGAATGTTTCTCTGCTGCAATATCAACAACAAGCACAATGGAATGCATTTTCAGATCCTGATCTTGCATCCGATGAGTTTTAGCAGGGAAAGCAAATGAAAAAGTTAATACTATTTTTGGCTATTTCAGCCTTAAGTTTACCCATTAGTGCCACAGAGTTAGTTTATACCCCCGTTAATCCGTCATTTGGTGGCAGTTATCTTAATGGCGGCTACCTTTTAGCGAATGCGTCAGCTCAAAATAAGCATCAAGGTGGATCCAGTTATACCCCTCCAACCGCATTGGAGCGTTTAGCTGGCTCGTTACAATCTAGACTGATGAGTCAGTTATTTAATGATGCGGCCAATGGCGGCGAAGGATATTTAAAAACCGATGATTTTGAAATTAATGTGGTAAATGAAGACGGCACACTTCTAGTTCATATCACTGACTTGTTGACGGGTGAGACAACAATCATTGAAGTCGGTGGCATTGTTGGCAATACCACTGTAGGGGCTAATGATGAAACGGATATTTGTCGGTTTGTTAATGCTTTCACTTACTGCGTGCTCATCAATTGAAAGTGAGTTTGATAATATTCAAGCGTCCACCAGTTTGATGCCAAAAGGTGAGACTTACTATGATCTAGTGAGTTTACCACCGCCACAGGGGAGCATGATTGCTGCCGTTTATGATTTTAGAGATCAAACTGGCCAATATAAGCCTATTCCATCGAGCAACTTTTCAACCGCAGTTCCGCAAAGTGGGACGGCTTTTTTAGCTCAGGCATTAAATGACTCAAGCTGGTTTATTCCGGTTGAGCGAGAAGGATTACAAAACCTACTTACTGAGCGCAAAATTGTCAGAGCGGGATTAAATGGTGATGCGGGTAAGCTTCCCCAATTAAATAGTGCACAGATCCTAATGGAAGGTGGGATTGTGGCCTATGATACTAATATTAAAACGGGGGGGCTGGTGCCAGATATTTGGGCATTGGGGCTTCAGGCCAATATCGAGTAGACAGCATTACGGTGAATTTACGTGCGGTGGACATTCGTTCAGGACGCTTACTTAGCAGCGTAACAACCACTAAATCAGTGGTGTCGATAGAAATTACCGCAGGGGTATTTAAATTTCTTGATGCTCAAGAGTTACTTGAAGCTGAAGCGGGTTATACCTCAAATGAACCTGTGAGTTTATGTATTGCCGCCGCAATAGAAAGTGCCGTCGTGCATTTAATTGCTGATGGAATTTGGAAAGGCTCTTGGAATTTGCTGGATCAATCTTCTGGTGTTAAAAACCTAACACTGCAAAAGTATTGGTTAGAGGCGCATAGTGAACAACAGGTCAGTGCACGTATAAAGCAAAGTCAGCAAAAATGATTCATTTTTAGGTTTGATTAACAGGCATCCAGATTGGATGCCTGCTTGCTTTGTCTCAATCTTACAACAAAAACAGCTACTACTGAGTGAGTAAACCTGAGCAATTAACGCTCAGCACTCATTCTTTATGACTCAATGTAGGCAGCTCCTATTCTAAAGCTAGCTAGATTTCTACCTACTAATCAACCTAACCATAATTTTGCTAAGTGTTTATCTTTTAAACTCAAGGTCACAGTGTCTTTTATGGCTGCTTGAATGATTAACTCACCTTGCATTAACTCATCTCGTCTAAACCAATGCAATGGGATTGACTCGCCCAGATTATAATCTTGTAATAAGGTTTCAAATTTTGCATTAACCTGTAAGTTATCCGCAGCAATCAGTAAATCACCCGCACTTAAGCCTGCTTGATGGGCGGGACTATCTTGTGACACCGCAAGAATTTTCAAACCGAAAGCTTCTGCTTTATATCGCGCACCAAAACCTATTTTATAGCCTGTTAAGGTATCGCCGCCGGTATCGTTAATCCCTTCACTGGCTCGTAGTGAGAATTCAACCCCCATTTTCGCGAGTAAATTTTCTAAGGGTAAGTCTACGGTATTATGTAGGTAGCTAAATATGTCATCACAATTTCGGTTCAGTAATGTTTCAACAATACGTTGATGACTGCCATTGTCTGTCCCTTTATTGGTTAAGCCATATTGTTGCCACAATATGCGCATTACATCATCAAGGCTATGTTTTCCTTCGGTTTCTATCCGCAAGGTTAAATCAAGCATTAATGCAAATAATGCTCCTTTGGTGTAATAACTGACAATGGCATTCGCAGCATTTTCATCTTGTTTATAAAACTTGGTCCATGCATTAAAGCTTGATGATGCAAGGCTTTGCTTAAAGCGGCCTTTACCACGATAAACTCGCGTCATGATCTCGCTCAGCAAACTGAGATAACTTGCTTGATCGATACATCCAGAACGATAGGTAATAAAGTCATCATAATAAGAGGTGATGCCTTCATAAGCCCAAAGTTGTTCGGTGTAGCTTTCTTGGGATAAGTCAAAAGGGCTGAATTGGGCGGGCTTAATGCGTTTGACGTTCCAGCTGTGGAAGTATTCATGGCTGCAAAGTGATAAATAGGTCCGGTAACCCTTGTCGACTTTCCCCTCTAAACTTTTGGGTAAGTCATTGCGTGAACACATTAACGCAGTAGATGCCTTATGTTCTAACCCACCAAAACCGTTATCTAATACGGTAGTCATAAACACATAACGTTTAAAAGGGGCTGGGGTTGCAAAAAATTGGATTTGATATTCGCAAATGGCCTGAAGATCTTGTTTTAATCTTGCCATGTTGGCTCTATGTTTACCGCTTAACACGATATCATGCGGCACGCCATTGGCCATAAAAGTATCAATGGTGAGTTCGCCCATTTCGACAGGATGGTCGATTAAATCATCATAATTTTCAGCACTAAACTCTCCAAACCCAAATTGCTCACCTTGGGTACGCGACATGCTGGTGGCTAATGTCCAGTGTGCAAGCTCAGATAATGCTGGTTTATCAATGGTGACAGTTTGAGCGTGATTTTCTAACCCCTTAGCCGCTAAAAATACAGAACTTCCATTAAAGAATCCATGGTTAGTGTCAAGGTGGGCTGTTCGGACGGATAAATCCCAAGCATATACCTGGTAACTCACCGTAATAATGGCGGATTTATTATTTGTTTGCCAAGTTTGCTTATCCAATTGTTCAAAGGGTATTTGCTGTTGATGTTCATCAAAAAATTGAATGTCGATAAGGTTTTTAGCAAAGTCTCTAATCATGTAACTGCCAGGTAACCAAGCAGGCAAAGTAAATATTTGCTTGGGTTGTGCATAATCTAGAGTGGCAGTAACGGCAAATAAATGTGCTTTAGGATCGATAGCATGAATATGGTGATACATAAGACTTATCCAAAGGAGAGAAACAACAAACGCACATGCTGCCAAAATTGTGTGATTTACGCAAACACCACCACGAAAAATCATAATTCCCGTTATATTTGGCGTAAAATATTATAAACTTATGTCCAGTTGAGTTAAGCAATTGCATAAGGACAATCAAATGGCCGAAGAAACCATTTTTAGTAAAATTATTCGTCGTGAAATCCCTGCCGATATTTTATATCAAGATGAGTTAGTGACTGCATTTCGTGATATTTCACCCCAAGCACCGACTCATATTTTGGTTATTCCTAATCACTTAATCCCTACAGCGAATGATGTGAAAGCCTCTGATGAAAAGGCATTAGGTCGAATGATGACGGTTGCAGCCAAATTAGCAGATGAAGCAGGCATTGCAGAAGATGGCTATCGATTAATCATGAACTGCAATAAACATGGTGGCCAAGAGGTTTATCATATCCACATGCACTTGTTAGGTGGCAAGCCATTAGGACCAATGTTGAGCCGTGGCGAATGATAATTAATAGCGAATTTTTTCCATTAACTGACGTTGCAACCCGTTTTGTTAATCAGTTAGTTCATTG
This Shewanella aestuarii DNA region includes the following protein-coding sequences:
- a CDS encoding LuxR C-terminal-related transcriptional regulator; the encoded protein is MFKVANWMIVSRSQLLIDLLDCRWPQEFLVKLAKAQPGNMAKLLDQQTNSLVLFDLSTIDLQQAYQLQRVIEREHSEIRTVFLNFPKQVDAKFLIHPSTSVGVFYTDTTLADISHGLNEILKGRSAIPQDLHQSMLNIDNEDDTDQLTIREREVLQALLSGSTNLDIANMLFVSESTIKTHLYRAFRKIGVSSRGQAIAWAQTHMHEVRV
- a CDS encoding protein kinase domain-containing protein produces the protein MELQFIFVETNYNSLPCCSKVITKDQHALGTADYSAPEVILGYQLDGRADSFSIAVIAFEMLAGELPFKGQLIKCHTRQDFLKLEYVCVHKLNPMVP
- a CDS encoding curlin, giving the protein MNTLGAGSMTLIKRQTTDGIRINAGLLALIMCFFSLPGLSQDISDIDELAVRGNRANVLQLGDDLNVNLNQQGADNHFISTQSGFGNQLSTTQQGTNNHTIANQSGSDIEANILQSGFNNVALVNQVGVSLMADLTQIGIDNVAIVNQTGSENVIWIQQYGSGNAVGVTQWGTSQHVVVTQGNLSN
- a CDS encoding LuxR C-terminal-related transcriptional regulator, with translation MFKIVNWMIVSRSQLLIDLLNFRWPQEFLVKLAKAQPGNMVKMLAVQDNSLVIIDLSTIDLQQAYQLQRIIEREHNGIHSVFINFPRQMDAKFLVHPATTSGVFYSDATLAEVSNGFNEILKGRSIIPQDLHQSMLNLDNEDDSEQLTIREREVLQALLSGSTNLDIANQLFVSESTIKTHLYRAFRKIGVSSRGQAIAWAQTHIHEVRV
- a CDS encoding curli production assembly/transport protein CsgE, producing the protein MTNKIMIFALACLSMLVMNNGYAHEKNVSEVNVAEFTQAEIASNPDDVIPESKASIAQENSLKQSVDKVVDVSDAKPQRETDLVDGLILNRAMTRFGHRFYREFVSAYRDINGMSEHSGLTIVEQATARSGSKILVLHNRKPIFVTFVSPASRNLDEQADMAAKRVNVSLLQYQQQAQWNAFSDPDLASDEF
- a CDS encoding curli assembly protein CsgF; translated protein: MKKLILFLAISALSLPISATELVYTPVNPSFGGSYLNGGYLLANASAQNKHQGGSSYTPPTALERLAGSLQSRLMSQLFNDAANGGEGYLKTDDFEINVVNEDGTLLVHITDLLTGETTIIEVGGIVGNTTVGANDETDICRFVNAFTYCVLIN
- a CDS encoding M61 family metallopeptidase codes for the protein MYHHIHAIDPKAHLFAVTATLDYAQPKQIFTLPAWLPGSYMIRDFAKNLIDIQFFDEHQQQIPFEQLDKQTWQTNNKSAIITVSYQVYAWDLSVRTAHLDTNHGFFNGSSVFLAAKGLENHAQTVTIDKPALSELAHWTLATSMSRTQGEQFGFGEFSAENYDDLIDHPVEMGELTIDTFMANGVPHDIVLSGKHRANMARLKQDLQAICEYQIQFFATPAPFKRYVFMTTVLDNGFGGLEHKASTALMCSRNDLPKSLEGKVDKGYRTYLSLCSHEYFHSWNVKRIKPAQFSPFDLSQESYTEQLWAYEGITSYYDDFITYRSGCIDQASYLSLLSEIMTRVYRGKGRFKQSLASSSFNAWTKFYKQDENAANAIVSYYTKGALFALMLDLTLRIETEGKHSLDDVMRILWQQYGLTNKGTDNGSHQRIVETLLNRNCDDIFSYLHNTVDLPLENLLAKMGVEFSLRASEGINDTGGDTLTGYKIGFGARYKAEAFGLKILAVSQDSPAHQAGLSAGDLLIAADNLQVNAKFETLLQDYNLGESIPLHWFRRDELMQGELIIQAAIKDTVTLSLKDKHLAKLWLG
- the hinT gene encoding purine nucleoside phosphoramidase, with product MAEETIFSKIIRREIPADILYQDELVTAFRDISPQAPTHILVIPNHLIPTANDVKASDEKALGRMMTVAAKLADEAGIAEDGYRLIMNCNKHGGQEVYHIHMHLLGGKPLGPMLSRGE